A segment of the Priestia aryabhattai genome:
AAAAGACGGTAAAAAGCTAGGGGCAGCTCTTGGGTTGGTTGTTGGTTCATTGCTAATTGGCCTATATGCTCAGGCAGATCAAGGGTTGACGACTAATTTGTATGAATCACTGACGGCCGTTGTCCTATTTTTATTAACCCCATCTTTTGTTTTGAAAAACTTAAGTAAATTAGTACCAGGGACATCTGAAAATATGCTTGAACAACAGCAGTACGTGCGTAAGATTCGAGATGTAACAGCGAATCGCGTAGAACAGTTCTCGAATGTTTTTCAAGCACTTTCCAAAAGTTTTACGCAAAATGGATTTTATGATGAAAAGCCAAGTGCGGATAAAGAAGTTGATTATTTTTTAAGCAGCGTTACCGAAAGGACGTGCCAATTTTGTTTTAAAAAAGAACAATGTTGGGCACAGCAGTTTGATACAACCTATGAATATATGAAGGAAATTATGCTTGAAGTTGACAATGGCACTCTTGAGCAAAATCCAAGGCTAATTCGAGAAATGGACAAACATTGTGTGAAATCGAAAAAAGTCATCGATGTGATTGAGCATGAACTTACGTATTTTAAAGCCAATCAGCACTTAAAAGCGCAAATTCAAGAAAGTAGAAGGATTGTAGCAGAACAGCTTCACGGTGTTTCTGAAGTCATGGGCAATTTTGCAAAAGAAATTAAGCGAGAGCGCGAAAATTTAAATGTACAAGAAGAACAGATTTTAGAAGCTCTTCGTAACTTTGGGATGGAAATCAATCAAATTGAAATTTATAGCCTGGAACCTGGAAATGTAGATATTGAAATGTGGGTGCCATATTGTCACGGAAGAGGAGAATGCGAGAAGATTATTGCGCCAATGCTTACAGATATTTTAGGTGAAAGTATTGTAGTAAAGAACGAAGAATGTGCTAAATATCCTCAAGGCTATTGCCACGTTTCGTTTGGCTGTACAAAAGCATACGTTGTTGATACAGGCGTAGCACATGCAGCTAAAGGTGGAGGGTTTGTATCCGGTGACAGCTATTCTATGATTGAGCTAAACGCCGGTAAGTATGCACTAGCTATTAGTGATGGTATGGGGAATGGAGAGCGTGCCCACTATGAAAGTAGCGAAACGCTTCAGCTGTTAAAACAAATTTTACAAACAGGAATAGAAGAGACAATTGCAATTAAATCGATTAACTCTATTTTATCGCTGCGTACAAACGATGAGATCTTTTCTACCTTAGATTTAGCGATGATTGATTTACAAGATGCCAATGTAAACTTCTTGAAAATCGGTTCTACGCCAAGCTTCATCAAACGTGGAGATAAGGTTATTAAAATACAGGCAAGCAATTTGCCAATGGGCATTATTGAAGAATTTGAAGTAGATGTTGTGAATGAACAAATGAAGGCGGAAGATTTATTAATTATGATGAGTGACGGCGTATTCGAAGGACCAAAGCACGTTGAGAACTACGAAATGTGGATGAAGCGAAAAATTGGCGAGCTTCAAACAAACGATCCACAAGAAATTGCAGACTTAATTATGGAAGAAGTTATTCGAACAAAATCAGGTTTAATTGAAGATGATATGACGGTAGTTGTGGCAAAACTTCAGCACAATACCCCGAAATGGTCATCGATTCCTTCTTACGCTTATCGTAAAAAAGCACAATAGTTAGATAGAAGTATATTTTATCTCCTCCTCGTCTATCATGTTAATACTGATAATGAGGAGGGGATTTTTTTATGAAAAAAGGTACATTGAAACAGATGTTGGTAATTACAGACGGTGGTTCGAATACAGGTGAAGACCCGGTAGCAATGGCAGCGCTAGCTAAGGAACAAGGGATTAGTGTAAACGTTATTGGTGTGATGGAAGAGGACACAATTGATGAGCAAAGCACTAATGAAATAGAAGGCATTGCCATGTCAGGCGGTGGCGTGAGTCAAATTGTTTACGTAAAACAGCTGTCTCAAACTGTTCAAATGGTTACAAGGCAGGCAATGACGCAAACACTTCAAGGCGTTGTAAATAAAGAACTTCAACAAATTCTAGGTTCCTCTAATTCAAGATTAGAAGAGTTATCTCCTGAGAAGCGAGGAGAAATCATGGAAGTTGTCGATGAACTTGGCGAAACGGTTGACTTAGAGATTCTTATTTTAGTTGACATGAGCGGAAGTATGAAAAATAAGCTTCCTACTGTAAAGGAGTCACTGTTAGACTTGTCGTTAAGCTTGAATGCTCGTATGGGGCATAATCAATTTTCAATCTTTTTATTTCCTGGGAAAAAGAAAGATGTAGAGAAGCTAATGGACTGGAATCCAAGATTAGAGTCGCTTTCAACGATTTTTCCTAAACTAACAGCAGGAGGTATTACGCCTACTGGACCGGCTATCAAAGAGGCTACTCATTATTTCACCAAAAAGCGCTCATTGAGAGGGTTGTTAAAAAATAATGAACAATACATTGAAGAATCAGGTATGTAACCTATCTCCGGGAACAGAAATTCAAGGAAAATGGCATCACGTCCATTATAAAATTCTTGAGAAATTAGGCGTGGGGGCAACTGGAGTTGTCTATTTAGTTCAATTAGTAAACGGAACGCTAGCGGCGTTAAAAATAAGCTTTTCCAACATGTCCGTTACAGCAGAAGTGAATGTATTAAAAAAGTTGTCTCAAGTCAAAGACAAAGTGTTAGGACCGCGCTTACTTGATGTAGATGATTGGAGCTATGGCCCTCACGCTCTTTCTTTCTATGTAATGGAATATGTGAAAGGGCAGCCTCTCCTTTCTTTTATCTCATCAAGAGGGACAGAATGGCTGCAAGTATTTGCAAGTCAACTCTTAACAGACTTAGAAAATCTTCATGAAGAAGGCTGGGTATTTGGTGATTTAAAACCAGAAAACCTGGTCGTAACATCTAACCCCGTAAAAGTTCGATGGATTGACGTCGGAGGAACAACTCTGCAAGGGCGTTCAATAAAAGAATTTACTGACTTTTATGATCGAGCGCACTGGGGGCTTGGCTCCCGAAAAGCAGAACCAACCTATGATTTGTTTGCCGTATCTATGGTTTTGATTCACGCAGCTTATGGCAAGCGGATTAATAAAACAGACAAACCGGCTGAACAATTAAAACAATTTATATTAACAACAAAGCA
Coding sequences within it:
- a CDS encoding protein kinase domain-containing protein, giving the protein MNNTLKNQVCNLSPGTEIQGKWHHVHYKILEKLGVGATGVVYLVQLVNGTLAALKISFSNMSVTAEVNVLKKLSQVKDKVLGPRLLDVDDWSYGPHALSFYVMEYVKGQPLLSFISSRGTEWLQVFASQLLTDLENLHEEGWVFGDLKPENLVVTSNPVKVRWIDVGGTTLQGRSIKEFTDFYDRAHWGLGSRKAEPTYDLFAVSMVLIHAAYGKRINKTDKPAEQLKQFILTTKQLEPFGDVLYQAVTGKYKSAKEMKTEVLSVEKRRGAKSRGTKPQNVRQPSAPRVKVKKKRSHVLETLLLCTSVMLIYILYLFIQVL
- a CDS encoding VWA domain-containing protein yields the protein MKKGTLKQMLVITDGGSNTGEDPVAMAALAKEQGISVNVIGVMEEDTIDEQSTNEIEGIAMSGGGVSQIVYVKQLSQTVQMVTRQAMTQTLQGVVNKELQQILGSSNSRLEELSPEKRGEIMEVVDELGETVDLEILILVDMSGSMKNKLPTVKESLLDLSLSLNARMGHNQFSIFLFPGKKKDVEKLMDWNPRLESLSTIFPKLTAGGITPTGPAIKEATHYFTKKRSLRGLLKNNEQYIEESGM
- the spoIIE gene encoding stage II sporulation protein E, giving the protein MQKTERDFASPTTEAVFNRTRLEMSRVFTKAGMKTEKVLFQWGLLLLVVGFLLGRALILMKIMPFALPFFAAVMAIKKEKAPLASLAVLAGAFSVSIQNGGTVFATLFVFLLIHRFSGMLTIDPLKKLPFTVFIAMLLTKLTIFYVFTKEFTMYDFTFVAVEAGLSFILTMIFLQSVPLISYRKRKQSLKTEEVISLIILLASVMTGTIGWMIYGLSAEHILSRYLVLVFAFVSGPTIGATVGVVTGLILSFANVSSLYEMSLLAFSGLLGGLLKDGKKLGAALGLVVGSLLIGLYAQADQGLTTNLYESLTAVVLFLLTPSFVLKNLSKLVPGTSENMLEQQQYVRKIRDVTANRVEQFSNVFQALSKSFTQNGFYDEKPSADKEVDYFLSSVTERTCQFCFKKEQCWAQQFDTTYEYMKEIMLEVDNGTLEQNPRLIREMDKHCVKSKKVIDVIEHELTYFKANQHLKAQIQESRRIVAEQLHGVSEVMGNFAKEIKRERENLNVQEEQILEALRNFGMEINQIEIYSLEPGNVDIEMWVPYCHGRGECEKIIAPMLTDILGESIVVKNEECAKYPQGYCHVSFGCTKAYVVDTGVAHAAKGGGFVSGDSYSMIELNAGKYALAISDGMGNGERAHYESSETLQLLKQILQTGIEETIAIKSINSILSLRTNDEIFSTLDLAMIDLQDANVNFLKIGSTPSFIKRGDKVIKIQASNLPMGIIEEFEVDVVNEQMKAEDLLIMMSDGVFEGPKHVENYEMWMKRKIGELQTNDPQEIADLIMEEVIRTKSGLIEDDMTVVVAKLQHNTPKWSSIPSYAYRKKAQ